In one Rhea pennata isolate bPtePen1 chromosome 17, bPtePen1.pri, whole genome shotgun sequence genomic region, the following are encoded:
- the GUCD1 gene encoding protein GUCD1 isoform X1 codes for MRSPREAGEPLPVDFIQLKVPVIQQLYHWDCGLACSRMVLQYLNHLDNDEFQKAIHELQLTKSIWTIDLAYLMRHFGVKHKFCTQTLGVDKGYKNQSFYRKHFDTEENRVNQLFAQAKACKVLVEKCTVTVQDIQKHLSQGHVAIVLVNAVLLLCDLCSSPVKYCCFLPIGQKCFCRNPDYQGHFIVLCGYNKASGSIYYNNPAYADRTCSTSISNFEEARTSYGTDEDILFIYTDS; via the exons TGGACTTCATCCAGCTGAAAGTGCCAGTCATCCAGCAGCTGTACCACTGGGACTGTGGGCTAGCCTGCTCCAGGATGGTACTGCA GTACCTGAATCATTTGGACAATGATGAATTTCAGAAAGCCATCCATGAACTCCAGTTAACAAAGAGCATCTGGACCATTGACCTGGCTTACCTAATGAGGCACTTTGGTGTTAAGCATAAATTTTGCACCCAGACGCTTGGAGTGGACAAGGGCTACAAAAACCAG TCATTCTACAGAAAGCACTTTGACACAGAGGAGAATAGAGTGAATCAGCTCTTTGCACAAGCCAAAGCCTGCAAGGTGCTGGTGGAGAAGTG cacagtaaCTGTTCAAGACATCCAAAAACATCTATCCCAAGGTCATGTAGCCATCGTCCTAGTGAATGCAGTTCTGTTACTGTGTGATCTTTGCTCAAGTCCTGTCAAATACTGCTGCTTCCTCCCCATTGGGCAGAAGTGCTTCTGCAGGAATCCTGACTACCAGGGCCATTTCATTGTGTTGTGTGGCTACAACAAAGCCTCAGGGAGTATTTACTACAACAACCCAGCCTATGCTGACC GAACATGCAGCACCAGCATCAGTAACTTTGAGGAAGCCAGGACAAGTTATGGCACAGATGAGGATATTCTCTTTATCTACACAGACAGCTGA
- the UPB1 gene encoding beta-ureidopropionase isoform X1 produces the protein MEGGLESLESCLERHIPPEDLAEVKRILYGGEARKLYLPAAAVSAAQERDFELQGYGFEAASEQLRRPRIVRVGLIQNKIPLPTDTAVAVQVAALHKRIEEIVEVAAMCGVNIVCFQEAWTMPFAFCTRERLPWTEFAESAEDGPTTKFCQELAKKYNMVVISPILERDEIHGGTLWNTAVVISNSGAILGKSRKNHIPRIGDFNESTYYMEGNTGHTVFQTQFGTIAVNICYGRHHPLNWLMYSINGAEIIFNPSATIGTLSESMWPIEARNAAIANHCFTCPINRVGTEYYKNAFTSGDGGKAHHDLGHFYGSSYVAAPDGSRTPGLSRTRDGLLVVEMDLNLCRQVSDKWNFKMTGRYEMYAEELSDAVQPDFIPNVIKE, from the exons ATGGAGGGAGGCCTGGAGTCGCTCGAGTCATGCTTGGAGCGGCATATCCCTCCCGAGGACCTCGCCGAGGTGAAGCGGATCCTCTATGGGGGCGAGGCAAG aaaactttatttgccagctgctgctgtatCAGCAGCTCAGGAAAGAGATTTTGAACTACAAGGCTATGGATTTGAAGCTGCTTCAGAGCAATTGAGGCGGCCACGCATTGTTCGAGTAGGACTGATACAGAATAAAATTCCGCTTCCCACAGACACAGCAGTGGCAGTCCAG GTGGCTGCACTGCACAAGCGAATTGAGGAAATTGTGGAAGTGGCAGCAATGTGTGGGGTCAACATAGTTTGTTTCCAGGAGGCTTGGA CCATGCCCTTTGCATTTTGTACAAGAGAGAGGCTTCCTTGGACTGAATTTGCCGAGTCAGCAGAGGATGGGCCAACGACAAAATTCTGCCAAGAG CTGGCAAAGAAATACAATATGGTTGTGATATCTCCAATCCTGGAGCGAGATGAAATACATGGAGGAACTCTTTGGAATACTGCAGTCGTCATTTCTAATTCTGGAGCTATCCTTGGCAAAAGTAGGAAAAATCACATTCCAAGGATTGGAGATTTCAATGAG tctaCCTACTATATGGAAGGAAATACAGGACACACAGTGTTTCAGACACAGTTTGGAACAATTGCAGTGAATATTTGCTATGGGCGCCATCACCCTCTGAACTGGCTCATGTATAGTATCAATGGAGCAGAGATCATCTTTAACCCTTCAGCCACTATCGGAACACTGAG TGAGTCAATGTGGCCAATTGAAGCAAGAAATGCTGCCATAGCTAACCACTGCTTTACATGTCCCATCAACAGAGTAGGAACG gaATACTACAAAAATGCGTTTACTTCTGGAGATGGTGGAAAAG cACACCATGACTTGGGCCATTTTTATGGCTCAAGTTATGTAGCTGCACCAGATGGCAGCAGAACCCCAGGACTGTCTCGCACTCGGGATGGACTTCTGGTGGTAGAGATGGATCTAAATCTTTGCAGGCAAGTCAGTGACAAATGGAATTTTAAG atgaCTGGTAGATATGAAATGTATGCAGAAGAGCTCAGTGATGCAGTCCAGCCTGATTTTATACCCAATGTAATCAAAGAGTAA
- the GUCD1 gene encoding protein GUCD1 isoform X2: MFLHFPHDSVECTSERANWLLMLRYLNHLDNDEFQKAIHELQLTKSIWTIDLAYLMRHFGVKHKFCTQTLGVDKGYKNQSFYRKHFDTEENRVNQLFAQAKACKVLVEKCTVTVQDIQKHLSQGHVAIVLVNAVLLLCDLCSSPVKYCCFLPIGQKCFCRNPDYQGHFIVLCGYNKASGSIYYNNPAYADRTCSTSISNFEEARTSYGTDEDILFIYTDS, encoded by the exons atgttcttACATTTTCCCCACGATAGTGTTGAATGTACCAGTGAGAGAGCAAATTGGCTTTTAATGCTGAG GTACCTGAATCATTTGGACAATGATGAATTTCAGAAAGCCATCCATGAACTCCAGTTAACAAAGAGCATCTGGACCATTGACCTGGCTTACCTAATGAGGCACTTTGGTGTTAAGCATAAATTTTGCACCCAGACGCTTGGAGTGGACAAGGGCTACAAAAACCAG TCATTCTACAGAAAGCACTTTGACACAGAGGAGAATAGAGTGAATCAGCTCTTTGCACAAGCCAAAGCCTGCAAGGTGCTGGTGGAGAAGTG cacagtaaCTGTTCAAGACATCCAAAAACATCTATCCCAAGGTCATGTAGCCATCGTCCTAGTGAATGCAGTTCTGTTACTGTGTGATCTTTGCTCAAGTCCTGTCAAATACTGCTGCTTCCTCCCCATTGGGCAGAAGTGCTTCTGCAGGAATCCTGACTACCAGGGCCATTTCATTGTGTTGTGTGGCTACAACAAAGCCTCAGGGAGTATTTACTACAACAACCCAGCCTATGCTGACC GAACATGCAGCACCAGCATCAGTAACTTTGAGGAAGCCAGGACAAGTTATGGCACAGATGAGGATATTCTCTTTATCTACACAGACAGCTGA
- the UPB1 gene encoding beta-ureidopropionase isoform X2 gives MEGGLESLESCLERHIPPEDLAEVKRILYGGEARKLYLPAAAVSAAQERDFELQGYGFEAASEQLRRPRIVRVGLIQNKIPLPTDTAVAVQVAALHKRIEEIVEVAAMCGVNIVCFQEAWTMPFAFCTRERLPWTEFAESAEDGPTTKFCQELAKKYNMVVISPILERDEIHGGTLWNTAVVISNSGAILGKSRKNHIPRIGDFNESTYYMEGNTGHTVFQTQFGTIAVNICYGRHHPLNWLMYSINGAEIIFNPSATIGTLSESMWPIEARNAAIANHCFTCPINRVGTEYYKNAFTSGDGGKGLLLFTWGSGRG, from the exons ATGGAGGGAGGCCTGGAGTCGCTCGAGTCATGCTTGGAGCGGCATATCCCTCCCGAGGACCTCGCCGAGGTGAAGCGGATCCTCTATGGGGGCGAGGCAAG aaaactttatttgccagctgctgctgtatCAGCAGCTCAGGAAAGAGATTTTGAACTACAAGGCTATGGATTTGAAGCTGCTTCAGAGCAATTGAGGCGGCCACGCATTGTTCGAGTAGGACTGATACAGAATAAAATTCCGCTTCCCACAGACACAGCAGTGGCAGTCCAG GTGGCTGCACTGCACAAGCGAATTGAGGAAATTGTGGAAGTGGCAGCAATGTGTGGGGTCAACATAGTTTGTTTCCAGGAGGCTTGGA CCATGCCCTTTGCATTTTGTACAAGAGAGAGGCTTCCTTGGACTGAATTTGCCGAGTCAGCAGAGGATGGGCCAACGACAAAATTCTGCCAAGAG CTGGCAAAGAAATACAATATGGTTGTGATATCTCCAATCCTGGAGCGAGATGAAATACATGGAGGAACTCTTTGGAATACTGCAGTCGTCATTTCTAATTCTGGAGCTATCCTTGGCAAAAGTAGGAAAAATCACATTCCAAGGATTGGAGATTTCAATGAG tctaCCTACTATATGGAAGGAAATACAGGACACACAGTGTTTCAGACACAGTTTGGAACAATTGCAGTGAATATTTGCTATGGGCGCCATCACCCTCTGAACTGGCTCATGTATAGTATCAATGGAGCAGAGATCATCTTTAACCCTTCAGCCACTATCGGAACACTGAG TGAGTCAATGTGGCCAATTGAAGCAAGAAATGCTGCCATAGCTAACCACTGCTTTACATGTCCCATCAACAGAGTAGGAACG gaATACTACAAAAATGCGTTTACTTCTGGAGATGGTGGAAAAG GATTATTGCTATTCACTTGGGGCAGTGGCAGAGGATAG